The genomic stretch GTTGGATGAACGACATAGTATTCGGTTGCAGATGCACTACTTTGACATTGGGATGAAAGTCGTCCATGAATGGGGGGTGGCCTGGAGCATTGTCAagcagcaaaagaatgttgaatgggaTGTCCTTCTCCAAGCAGTATTTCTCTACCTCCAggataaagtggtggaaaaaccagtcctggaaaatggcctgtgtaatccaggctttggggttactcttccacacaacaggaagagagcccttggctatgtttttaagggctcttgtgttctctgaatgataaactaagagaggcttcagcttcGTATCGCCGGAAGCATTGCCACCAAATAACAGAGTTAgcctatcctttgctgctttatagcctggcaccaacttttcctccttactgatgtaactttggtctggcatcctcttccaggACAGTCCTGTCTCATCCATATTAAAAACATGCTTGGGTAAATACGTgccttcatcaataatttctaGTAGCATTTCAGGAAACTGCCAGGCAGCTACCATAGCTGCAGTCACTGCCTCACCACTTTTACTTCGTGAATGTTGGCTCTAGCTTTGAACCaatgaaaccagccatggctggcattaaaatATACACCCTCTGATTTTTCTCcgtgtttcttcttcaagtcttcataaaggcttttagctttctctcgaatcagcattaagctgagcAGGACTCGATGCTGATGCTGATCCTGCATCCACATACTGAGAAGTTTCTCCTTCTCCATCACTTTTCCATGTTTCAACATTATTGTTGACATGATCAgcacagcagacttcacatgttccatgatcttgtccttgttctttagaatcgTGCCGATGGTTGAATGATTCATGTTATAAGAATGAGCGACGTCTACCATCTTTTCACCTCGCTCCACTCTCtcagttattttcacttttctttccacTGT from Phocoena phocoena chromosome X, mPhoPho1.1, whole genome shotgun sequence encodes the following:
- the LOC136142150 gene encoding putative CENPB DNA-binding domain-containing protein 1, with amino-acid sequence MSGSKHKSRGDVAGTAKKRQVITVERKVKITERVERGEKMVDVAHSYNMNHSTIGTILKNKDKIMEHVKSAVLIMSTIMLKHGKVMEKEKLLSMWMQDQHQHRVLLSLMLIREKAKSLYEDLKKKHGEKSEGVYFNASHGWFHWFKARANIHEVKVVRQ